The genomic segment CCCACACCCACCGGCCATTTGTGTAACGGGCTAACgacaaattaaaaggaaaagtgTTGTCTAacaggatttttttttccatttacaCGTTATATCCGGAAACCAAGACCTACGATTTAGAGTGAGAGTATCATATCTCACATCTGAATGACTACAACCTTTGATGATGTGTTCGTAAAGTAACGCGGCGCTATTggtgctacataatttaaacgaacaaaattttaaactgcatattaactttaatttttatagGATACCTAAATTCACAAAGTTGGAGCATAATATGATATGCAATAAATCAATGTAACTTGatataaatatacaattacTTAATTCGGTGGTGTATATTGTGCATTGGAAAACACCATGCTCTTATCTTATTTGTCACAACTGAAAATAGTACAAGGATATATAGTACTTCTGATATGGAACAGTATTGTTTAATACGAataatgaatttgaaaaatgattatgGGATTAATCAATTTGGTTTTTAATAATCTTAATTAAGAACAAACATTATCTGATAATTTCTCAAGTTGGAGAGTTTAGATAATAGTAGGGTCTTATGATCAGTTGATGTTTTTTAAATGTATGGTCTATAATTTTATTTCTAATATAGTTAAATTAAAGGGCTTTGGGTCCATTAATATTTAATGACATTCTTCACAAATAAATTAGGTGCGTTGAAAAAAATACAATGAGTCTTAAACCATGACATGAGCACTATCACGAATTTAAGTTGACCTTAAAGTCGGacttttttctttacttcttaTGAAAAGAATTCACCAATAGCCATTTTTCGATGTttgtaattgaaaaatagcTATCATCCTAGAGTTTCAATTTTTACAGGTAAAATTTCAGAATAATAACTATAATTCTAGTTAAAGATATTGAAAAGAGGCTAGCTTGCACTGCTGGAGTTTTGAAGCTGAAACTTAAGGATATTGACTAATTTTCAGTTATAGACATTGAAAAGTTGCTAGTCTACCTTATTActattctttttatttcataaattcttTTTTATGAAACTTCAATATCGAAATCATAAATTTATATTACATTATCAGATTATCTAAAAGATAAGATGTACGTACATGTAATCATCTATAATAAGTGAAATGATTACTtcgaataaaaatgaaatatattacTTGCTACAATAGATTAAAATACGCTAATATTATAAAATTCTTCACACTCTATTCGTTTTAGGGATATGACCGATTGGTAAACTCATAAATACAGAGAAGAACACTCACAAAACGAAGGTTCTTCTTTTAAATAGTTTGTCCAAAACGTTTGCCTTGAAAAAAGGTATTAAGATAACAAATTTCCCCTTCTTTTCTTATacatcttatttttaaatcttatTTGGGTCTCCAAAATAGGGTCATTTTCCAGAAGAGGGAGAACAATCCACAATACACAAAATGACAAGAAGAAAATCCAAAGAGTAGTGGATAGGAGTCAACTAATTCCCTTTGATCAACGCAAATATTTAATCTTAAACTTACATAATTTCATCTCATTCTCTCTTAAACCTATCTAAGTGTttaaccaacaaaaaaaaatacatatataagtgAAACCACACATAATTTaacacaaaaagaagaagaatgaagaGTTAGGAATACAAATCGAGAGAATGtcaaaagatatatacatgGCAACGGTAAATTAAcagtattaaaatatttacaattTTTAATTCTGTAGTAAAAATAGCCTAAGATAAAAAGAGCTAGATATAACACtaaacataacaacaataaataaatcaGAATAAgtttataatataataatacaaaaaAGAGGGTGTATATTAGAtattgaaagtttttatgattattacggaaaagagaaatatttataaaaactaCTAATTAAGTCACAAAAAATGATATGGAGCCAAGAATGCATTTTTGGAATAGAATGTGTATTTACCATTCTAACCTCAACAAGAGGAATCATTCTACCATGTATTTTAGAGTTTAACTTCGACAAATTAATAGTAAAGCGTTTTCCTTACACTATCATCTCGAAGTCACTTACAGTCATAGTGCCTTTATATACTAAACCTAATTTAATAAACCTAGAAAATGATGAAGTAACTAAATTCCATGaacatttaaaatattttgatagtgtaaaaaaaatttagatgGCTAGTACATGGGTTTTGTCCTGCTCTATTTCAAGATTGTTCAAAAGCCGTCcacgaagaaaaaaaaaatgtttgaagATTCGATAAATTGCAATTTAAcaatattctttttaaaaaaaaaaaaaaaactaagaaatTAGAGGAGATTTGAAACGTGAAAATATGGTTCATTGACGAATGGCAAAGTGGAGTTAGAAATTGAATATAGTCAACACAACCAACTCTTTTGACTTTTCTAGAGAAACATTGATCCCAAATAATGTCCACAAAATCCTCACGCGTGCAATATGGACCTCCCACAAACCCCTTTTTCCCTAACTTGGATATCCTTTCATGATCATTTCGATTGGATTAATTTAGATTCGTACAAAATATGATTTATAGAAACGTTCTTTTTTAGGATTTTTCATTTTAAGGATGCAAATTCGAAATATTAATGGATTTAAGAGTAAAAGGATCATATTCATCTCATCATATTTCTGGATGGTTTTTAACTTGTGTTTCGTCTCACCACACGTTGTCTTTTTATCCTGAGTCAAAACATAATTTTTGTTGCttttgttttagttttaaaatgtTGTTATTTGTTTAAATACGGAatataaggaaaaagaaagatttttggcagaaaattcttttaaaacttttgtttcatttctgcTTAAACTTCCGCGGATTGGAGTATTAATTAATTGGATACCCGAGCCCCCTCTTTTGATCATGCCTATCTAGATTCTCTCGATCCAGCCGAACTTACTTTGATGTAAGATGGAGTTAAAGTTGTACATAAGCAGCTCCGTACGCTATTTAGATATCAGTAGTTACTGTCCTAAGGCAAGCTCTTGCATCCGTCAACTTTAAAAATCATGAGGTTTCAAGTCCCTCTATCCCCAAAAAGACTATTTCACTCCCCAACTATTTATCCGACCCCCTTTCCTTAGCggttccaaattccttatctTTCTCATTCACTCTATTCTTTTATAAATGGATTGATAAAGAcatcctcttcttttttctacCTTCTCTTTTCGCTCAAGTGCTTCCCTCTTATTGTTGATTAAGGAGCAATTTCATCCCTTCGAGCTCAAAGTAATTTTTGATCGATTACGTATTAATTAATATTTGATTGATTGGTCTGAGGTAATCGACAAAAAAGATATGTCTAAGTCACTTCgtttctttttttccaagttgtttttctttttgtctaacTCGCTTTCTTTTGTGTGAGTTTTAGAAATATCTCCATTAATAGGTTCGAGATCTACATCTGTTTATTGAAAGGTCCGAATGATCAACTCTGTAATCAGTTCATTAattttaaacatgtcataaaaTTTATGTGACTATTAATGAGAACATTTCAttacaaaaatttaaatttaaaaaagtgTTACATGTACTTGAATTAAACGTCTTCATTATGACTTAGTGGTCTTTATCCTTACATTTTTAGTAGAAAATGTAATCCATGGAACTGACCTAACTTACAAAAGTATTACTATATTAGGAATTAGTAAAAACCACTGACCTAACTTACAAAAGTATTACTATATTAGGAATTAGAAAAAACCACTGACCTAACTTACAAAAGTATTACTATATTAGGAATTAGTAAAAACCACAGAGGGCAacgaaataattaattaattcatgGTTGACACAGCTTGGACTTAATCATATCAGAATGAATAACTGAATCGTGGGCGGcaagagaaaaagaatttaGGGAAATTAGCACTTTAGTCCCttaaatataaaagttttagtTTTGGTCATTGTGATTTGTTTAAGCACATTTTAACCTTCAATCAATTTATATGTGCCCTTTATATCTTCGACTATGAATCTTTACAAATTTAACGAATTTGTGAGCTCCATTCAATTATTAACGTGTTATGTTAAGTTTGTATTATTACTCcatatttgaatgaaatataattctaaaaatagtGTCTCTTTTTCGAACTCTCGGACTCCGATCATCTTGGGGTCCGAGACAACAAAGCAAGCTTAGGAATAAATCTAATAAACAAATTAGGTCTCTGTCCGCTTGGAAGATTATTCTTAAAAATCACTGTATAAGGGATAAAACGAAACATTTTGACTAATTGAAGGTTAAACATGCATAAGCAAATATTATGAtgattaaaatcaaaatttatcaATGCCTCGTGGACGAAAAGTGCAATTATTCCAACAAAATTTACTACGACTATATGATGCATATTGAATAAAAAGTTGAGACCCCCTGTTGAAACTATATATCGACCAAAAAGAGTGCATATTCCCTCCATCCCATGTTTAATAATCTGGATTTGGTGGGATTAGCTATTTTCATGCTGACGCCATCGACGCGTGGCTtcacgtaaaaaaaaaaaataaaaaaaaatgaggtatAATTTACTAAATTATCTCTATTTATTAGATGTTTTTTGAGAATTGAGCAGAATTAAGAAAAACTATTTCTTTAATGTATAAAAGATATAGTTGGAAACAACTGTCAACTTTTAATCCTGAATTTCTAATGTGAAAATTATTTTGGGCTaaaacaacatacatatatattatatggtcCTAGCAAGTcactaatttaaaataaattgttgAACTCAACGAATTGACAACACAGGTTATACTAATTCCTAAATTTGTGGTGAATCAACTAAAACTTCAGCTGCGCTGACTTTTGGTTGCATGTATCAGTTGGTCAACTGCTTCATTCATTCTTTTCTACTCCATCAATTCAAGCaaattattaataaaagaaacATTTGCATCAGATTGCAAATTGTGAaaaattttactttaatttgcCCAAGCGCGATATTCGCAAATTgtaacttttcaaaaccacaaGTGAAAGCCATTGCCTGAGGGTCACAGATAAATTTGAAACTTcaggataatgactattttaaaagAGATGATTGAAAAGTGAAGAGCGAAGCTATTTCTATGATATCACCAACCTTCTTATTTTGGATAACGACTAACTATTTTACCTTTAATTTATTGATTATTCGTATTAACATTGAAGTATcggttatatatattattatttttttccgaaatcgtggtgtccgggccagcttgGCGCATCTCGACTAATTTCATGGGATACTTGCCACCTCCCACTAACAACAAACACCAGGTAACTCTGTCTACCAAAACTGGGACAGATGAGAAGAAATTACCTGCTAGAAATAATCAATAAAGGTAAAACAGTAATTCATTATCCTTGGTGGACAATACATATCCTTGCTGAGGTAAAGAAGAGCAGGAGTAATACATATCTAAAGTAACAGTtcaaagaatataaaataatagtAGTAAGAGAACATCATCCAAAATACCTTTAATATTTGTTATCATAATTTTATATGCTTATCTCCTTTGTTTTGTCTAATCATCTTCTTTGAATAATATCAACCAAATTCAAATAGTTTCTCTTCCTAGTCCTCTCCCTACCCTACCTCTTCCATCACCCTCCCACCCAACCCCCAAActgttatatacacatatatctgAGTGTATAAATACAACTCTGACTTCAGAATTTCATGTAAAACCAAAAACAAGAGTACTCAAAGTCTCAAACTACCAAGAAGaatagaaaagaaaggaagctgTTTGTTTTGAAGTTAATACTAGCAATTATAAAGTGGATATGGCTGATGAATTTTTTCAAGCTGGGGTCTATGGAGAAAGCTGGTGGAATAATTCAACAAGAAGTAATTTTAGTTTATCATCACCTTGTGCATCTTCAACTTATGATCCAATTGGACAATATTTTGCATGGCCTAGTGAATTTTTGGACATGAACAATAGGCCCAGTGATGATTATTCTAGTTCTGATGACTCTATGGTTCTTCAAGAATTAGCCAAAAATGATCACAACTTGTCAATGGATTCCACTCTACAAATTTTGGGTATTGGCAATTCTTCTTCACCATCATCAGCATCACCTGATTGGAATCAGCCACTGTAAGAAAATCCtgtttttcatcctttttttttttttcccctcttaGAAGATGGAAAGGTTATAAAATAGTACTTTCCGTCTCAGTTTATGTGATGGTGTCCGGTTGGACACATAATTTAAGGAAGACAAGAAAAGTTTTGAAGCTTGTGATCTAAAACTAACCGTAGggatttgtgtgactataaatcatccTATTTAGAATAAAATGAGAAGATTGAGTTAAATTATTTCGAAATAAAGAAGTATGACATTCCTTTTTAGATAAAATAAAAGAGTGTCGCACAAATTAGGACGTAAGGGATAGGAGAGAAAGAGTTGGAGATACTTATGTTCTTTTTTGTTTCACTATCCGATATTAGGTATCCACTAGCTCGATTGATCCGGTTTCACGCCGTGTACGGTAGGACCCACTAAAAGCAAAAAACATTTTTCTATCAAAAATTTTTTCATTCTCAAGGCCCGAAATAAGTGATATGCTTGTTTGTGTTAATCATTTATCTCTGTGGCACGGTTTCTCTTCAAAAACTCAAGGGAGTCAAACTTGTAGTTGGTATTgataattttgtttttatatcCTCCTTGGAATGCAGCCAAGAGGACCTTAATTCAAGCCAGAATTGTCAGCAAGAAAATGGGGTGGATTGTCATAAGTTGAAGAGGAACTTTTCCAGCATAACTGAAGATTCTTCAAGCAACTCCTTTATTAAACCAATCAATCAAGATTTCACTTACTATTCAGATTTGTTGCAAACACTGTTTGATAATACTGATACTCATCAATCTTTGTTTGCTAACAACAACCAGCCAAACAATTATTCATTATCATCCACAAACCATAGACAAAATTTAAATGATTTTGCACCTCCTCTAGCAAAACAAACACGTCCCAATCAGTTAAGTGAAATCCGTGCAAGTCTTCCAGACATAACCTCTAAGGTAAGTACATTATAGTTTGATggaattaatttatatatatatattgatcgtGTATtcctttagttttttttttttttttttacaatattagtatATTTTAACTTGTTATAGTAAGTAATTAGCATAGTGTTGCTTTTCTTGAAGtgaacatatatatagtaaCAATTAGTAACAATTCTTGTTACAAATTTTCAGTCTAATATTGAAGAAGTCCGACAGTCAAAATCAAGCTCACTGACTAAGAATAGCATCAGTGAAGAACCAGCATACAAACGGCAAAGGATTGAGACACCATCATCATTGCCAACTTTTAAGGTATGAAATACATTACCCTGTTTCAATTTGTATGACATAGTTTGAGTGGACacaaagtgaagaaaaaaaaaacgtatagttttaaaaattatgatCTTAAATACGGAGAAGGAACtaagattttgattttataaGTTCTAGATTCTAAAAATACTAGATtttgattaaattatttatacataaaaactTATCAGtttttaacacaaatacataatgccGAACCCGTAAGTTGACTTGTAGCTCCGCCCTGGTTAACTATGatatttatgtggctataaaAGGCTATAATTGCGGGTGaaatggatgttaaagttgaatATTTTTCCAAAGTTAGAAAGGTATTATCTTGTCTCTAAAagaactaataaggaaataatgGCATATGAAATGGAACGAAGTATATTTTATCGATTGTAATTGGCAAAaggaaacatataactttttCTTTGGTAAGTAAATGATATCTTTGTTCAAGAAAATGGATGATAATTTTGAGCTTTGTTTTATTAACAGGTCAGAAAAGAGAAGCTGGGGGACCGGATAACTGCCCTCCAACAATTGGTTTCACCTTTTGGGAAGGTaaatatttggatttttcttctACTTTTTGGGACATTATTATATATGCTTCTTCTATTTCACAATgatgttaattaattaattcttctgTTTCACAATTGTTGTCTCAGACTGATACAGCTTCAGTTCTTCAAGAAGCTATTGAGTACATCAATTTTCTTCATGATCAAGTCAATGTAAGTCCTTATAATTACTCCACAAAATCATATTTCTTGGTGAAACCAACCAAGAAAGTAGATTTGATGATCAAGATATATATTACTCAAATTCATACTTTTGctttatatgattatttcagGTTTTAAGCACCCCATATATGAAGAATGGATCAGTCACTCAACATCAACAGGTAGGGGAACTAATTTCAACTCTTAAGTGATCATCAATTAATGAACAAGAATTTTCTATTTCTCTTCATATTTAATTTGAGCTATTCTCAAGAAGGAGcaaaacaaatattttgaatatgcgtttaaattatatacatcgttagtgtaatttttcttaaaaagttaTCAGGTTATTTTTTATTCGTTGTAGCAGGTAACCTGTCTTAATTTCAAAAATCTGCTTCTTATGAAGATTCGCCAGtaaatatatatcttttgagTGACCTGATACTATAAAAAATTTCGATTGACGgtttatataacttaaattctttAAGCATTTTGGATATCCTTTTATTGACTTAAATTATATAAGTTAACATATTATACGTAGCATTTATTATAAGTGATCATCCAATGCTTCTTAAATAGTTTAAttgtataaatatttcttacatCGTCAATGCATAAATTCTTAAAGTCGTCTTTTTGACTATTGATAGGTCAACGAACAAGAAGGACAAAAACAAGGCTTAAGGAGGAGAGGATTATGTTTAGTACCAATATCAAGTACTTTCCCTGTTGCAGCTGAAACCACAATTTTTGGACACCAACTTTGGGAGGAGCATTAAGACAAACTTCGAGGCGGATTTATAATTTGAAGTTTGCGAATTTTGAATTGCATATATTAAATGAATCTTTCAAGACAAATATAAAATCTAAATCGAAATTATTGGATTCTCTAAACCTGTACCTTCTACTCTACCTCCACCTATGATCATAGACACAACCGAGAAGTAAGAAGCTTAAGAAATTATGTATAACTAATTGATCAAAAAGTGATTTTAACTAATTAAGTGATCTTGTGGAGAAGATTAAGGAATAAACTCCCATATTATATTATTGGTGTCTTGAGCTAGCAAGTGGGGAAAAGTGAAAGGAAAAGAAGTGGCTATATATCCAATTGAAGACAGCCAAATGGTGGGCCAACTACAGGCAGAATGATGTGTAGATTAAGGAAATGATTAATTAGAGGATGTAGATAGTTGGaattaataataacaataataatgtgGGGTAGGAACAGGACGTATAGGTTCTAAATTTAGTTGATCTTGTGGATTAGTTTATTATATACTTTATTAGAAAATTAAAGCTGCATTTGGTTGAGCTAAATTTAGCACATTATTAGGGACTTTTGTTCCTTTGTTTCTGTATTTATTTTTGGCTAATGAGCTATCGCCCACCTTTTTTAATACAATAACTGCAAATATCAAATGTTGGCTAAGCTTAATTGCTTTAGGCGCAAATTACTCTGTGGATACTAATAATTCAAGTTCTCTTCTTCAAACTAAAAAAGTAAAGATAATGAAAGAAGCAATAAGTTTTACACATATCATTGAAGAACTCCTCGCATCACAACTATAATTTGGAAAGAACGAGACAAGGAGAATCATTTtaagttaatatgatttttcTAGCATTGAACAGTTGTTATGTGTCAATTGTCCCACATCGATTAAAAAGAGAAATATTAATCAATTCATAGGCTAAGTATACTCTTGTATCTAATAGACTAGTCTGTTAGGTTGGAGTCTCCTTTTGATCTATAATATTTATTGGTCCTTAATTGGGGCAATATTTACGTGCCAATTGTTCCTTATCGATTAAAATACGTACTAATTGGTTCATAGACTAAATGGATATTCCCACCTAGTAAACTAGTCTTTTAGATTGGACTTTTCTGTTTGATCTATAATACATACTTGATGATCTTATAGAgaaaatgaatatggaaaaatggtttattttcttaaagagtgtcaaattttcaaaaaatggtCGACAAGAACCCAATAGAATAAAACTTTTAAAGTTCCTACTTATACGCAAATCTTAAAATGCGACGGTTAAAATTGAATCCATTGACAAGTCAGTAGACgtggaagaaaacaaaaacagtTGAAAGCTTTTGTTGACTCTTATTGTTATTAACATATCTTGTTATCACTTTTTATGGAATTTGTGTGACAATTGAATTGGTTGATGGCTGTCAAATTAAATAAATTCGTGCATCTTCTTGGAATATGGCTTTAATTTGTTCcaattttcacttttcttccatttttctttttgggataaATGGATATATACCTTCAGGGTGGCTTAACAAATTtcgtggcctaaagccaaacttaCGAAGAAGCTTAAagttatttaataaaattatatttattttaacttaaaaaatttctttagaTTCTTGACATGCAAAGTAATCAATTACTTTTATGATATAGTTTTGTAATATGTGTATTGAGTTTTGAATAACAAAATCCATATCTTTTAGTTGACATTCACGTCTTCTTAATATATTTTCAGCAGTTGTTTCAAAAGGAGATAGCTTTTTAGTAAAtgatcatttttaaaaataatttatggaCCTTTTAGATCGCGatctaaatatttcttttgaaaaattgcAAATTCTATGAGAAAACATTATGTCGGGCtaaactttaaaaatcattactAACGTTAAATGACAGTCTAGTGTTTTATTTGTAAGGTTGAAAATATATGAGAAAATATTAGACGATAATTTAACGTTATCCGGAAGGATAAATTTTCCAGGACTATATTTTCACAACTTctaaaaatagagattttttttttaaaataataacataataatcgtTGTTTAAATCAGCCCTTTGTATTGATTATTTCATATCAGACAAATTTTGGGACCTAAATTTCTTTGAGGCCTAAGGCCGCCGCTTGCCGGCTTTACCCTGAAGCCGGCCTTGTATACCTTAGTAGAATAATTTATAGAAGgcaaacttacataaataactaCCTTATTGTCTCTTCTTACCATTCGTAGCTCTAACTTTTCGAAATTACCATTCGTAACTACCTTTTGTGTATTCGCGTGTATTTGACAGTGTTTTCGTGTATTTGAGTGTACATTTTCGCTGTATTTGACTGTACATGTTCAATTGTATTTGATGTCATAtgtatttcaattttatttgaatgtatctcatatgtatttggATCATATGTCTTGTATCTCATATATGTATTTGAGCTTCTGTCTTGTATCTAAATGCATTTGGCTTCATATACATTCAGATATAAGACACTTAGGCCAAATACATATCAGATACAATATGAGTCAAATACGCTCAAGCCAAATACATatcggagaaaataaataacaaaGTCTTCTATTTAtattacatataaaaaaataaaaaaaagatatgaGTCAAATAAATATGACGAAATACACTCAGATACACTCAAAATACAAGGAAAAGAAGTTaggaaaaatatgtaagaaaagtAATGTGGTTGGGCGGGAGTTGTACCAGGCGGAAATGAAACCACCAGTAACCTTACTTGACCATAGAAGCTTGATGTATTTTGATATAGCTACGAATGATAGTTTGCAAAATCActgtagctactaaatataaataaattaaaagatagttattatcaataattatcTCTTAGAGGTAGCTATGCCAAGTAATTATTCCCTTAAACTCAAATATAGCATCAAACTATCCGAAATGGCTCATCCATGCTACTTATTAATAGTTGAACATATTTATATTATCACCTTGACAGACAGTGCACATTCGGTACCAGTTTATAATAATCTTAAAAATACCAGGATTGGACATGTGGCCTCTAATTAAATGTATAAATAATTCATTAAAATTTTGCCCCCTCGTATTATCTTTAATAATTATCTCTTAAAAGTAGTCAAAATTTtatcgcaaggcaagtttaaattattcttttgttaattaccaaagttataGCATCAAACTTCCGTAAATGCGCTCATCCATGTTACTTATTAAtagcattatatttatattatcaccttatgccttatgggaagACTTGGCACATTcgtgataattccttcacactTACCATTAACGGCGTAacaggaattatcaaagttatctgggAAGTCTTAAAATCTATAGTAAAATGTGACAATGTGGCCTCTAATTAAATGTCCacgatttttttattattttacgTAAGCGGTCGCACATTTCAAATTAAAATCCAtctcaattaaattaaatctcTCCCATTAAATCCGCCCCGGCCCACTTTCTTTTTAACCCAAACCCCAATGCATTCTCCTCATCGACAGAAATCGACCAAACCCAAATCCCTAACCCACTAATTAATCTTGCATAGCTATTTGTTTTGATTATAATTGGATCTAGTTATGCCAGAGACACCCTTTAATAATTGGTGCTATTTCGCAGCATTTCGTAAAAGAATtatcatatgtttgtatatacccaatttttttttttaaaactaattaatatatgtatataatagaCTAACATCGGGCGGGTACTTATACTAGTACAAATTAAGAAACACTCAGACTCGCTTATTATAAGCCgtattaatgatgaaaatacAAGTGTAAAACGACATTGCTTACACAGAATTTTACATATGCCAAAATTCCTAGGAAATCTCTCTtaatacaacaaaaacaaatagAAATGCTTTATGGACATCTGCAAAAGAAATGGAGAATTTATTAATCTCATTAATATTGATAGTGATGTACTTGAAATTAACTTGCCTCTCTCTTTGGTAATACGAACTTTTTCATCCACATTCGTTTGCTTGGATAAAAATGGTCAAACGaggttgaaatttcaacttcacaTGTTTTAAAGATATAAGATTGGTTCTATCCATAGCTTCCTCATGCTTTATGTGACATTAACTTTGAAAATATGATGTTGCAGAAACAAAGATCACATTAAAGTTAATGTTAGTGTTTTTTGGTTTATAAGCTATAGATCAACGGCTAAAGTAAAAAGAAcagtcaaaaatttaattccaggaaaaagttgataaaacaaagaaaagagttAATTTTCATGGATGATCGCTAAAC from the Lycium ferocissimum isolate CSIRO_LF1 chromosome 11, AGI_CSIRO_Lferr_CH_V1, whole genome shotgun sequence genome contains:
- the LOC132036306 gene encoding transcription factor bHLH112-like, which gives rise to MADEFFQAGVYGESWWNNSTRSNFSLSSPCASSTYDPIGQYFAWPSEFLDMNNRPSDDYSSSDDSMVLQELAKNDHNLSMDSTLQILGIGNSSSPSSASPDWNQPLQEDLNSSQNCQQENGVDCHKLKRNFSSITEDSSSNSFIKPINQDFTYYSDLLQTLFDNTDTHQSLFANNNQPNNYSLSSTNHRQNLNDFAPPLAKQTRPNQLSEIRASLPDITSKSNIEEVRQSKSSSLTKNSISEEPAYKRQRIETPSSLPTFKVRKEKLGDRITALQQLVSPFGKTDTASVLQEAIEYINFLHDQVNVLSTPYMKNGSVTQHQQVNEQEGQKQGLRRRGLCLVPISSTFPVAAETTIFGHQLWEEH